The following proteins are encoded in a genomic region of Spirosoma sp. SC4-14:
- the ruvA gene encoding Holliday junction branch migration protein RuvA, with translation MIAYLDGVLAYKEPTYVIIDVHGVGYAVHISLQTYSTLPGGGERVKLFTHHLFREDAQILYGFAIADEKALFLDLIGVSGVGPNTALGMLSAMQPSDLRLAILGENVRAVQAIKGIGAKTAQRIILELRDKMKKAGVVPDGPTYRQQAAVNPVREESLAALVALGFPKPTAEKSVDDALKADPDLSVEDVIRRALRQS, from the coding sequence ATGATTGCTTATCTCGACGGAGTGCTGGCCTATAAAGAACCAACCTACGTGATTATCGACGTACATGGTGTAGGCTACGCAGTCCATATTTCGCTTCAAACCTATTCGACTCTGCCGGGCGGTGGCGAACGGGTTAAATTGTTTACGCACCACCTGTTTCGTGAAGATGCCCAAATCCTGTACGGTTTCGCCATTGCCGACGAAAAAGCGCTGTTTCTCGATCTGATCGGCGTGTCTGGCGTTGGGCCAAATACTGCCCTGGGTATGCTATCGGCCATGCAACCAAGCGATTTACGGCTGGCCATTTTGGGCGAAAATGTTCGGGCGGTGCAGGCCATTAAAGGAATTGGGGCTAAAACCGCGCAGCGAATCATTCTCGAACTGCGCGATAAGATGAAAAAAGCAGGCGTTGTTCCCGACGGACCTACCTATCGTCAGCAGGCTGCCGTAAATCCCGTTCGGGAAGAGTCGCTGGCTGCATTGGTGGCACTCGGTTTTCCGAAACCAACTGCCGAGAAGAGTGTAGACGATGCGTTGAAGGCCGACCCTGATCTGTCCGTAGAAGATGTCATTCGCAGGGCATTGCGGCAATCCTGA
- a CDS encoding neutral/alkaline non-lysosomal ceramidase N-terminal domain-containing protein encodes MKFLRILLRVLLGLVIVLALFLAVSLAPVDETPYREMPYYARTKQRLTDLPTPPPGKEPVRAGWAKVNITPPYTTPTGGYGERLGKHWTIVSDSIYARAIMLDNGTTKVAVVGLDLVITPPTVTEALKKRLPEVGLRWENVYMGAIHSHNSMGGWAPRLVGQLIAGEYGEKIVNRITDGVLTAIRKAQATMAPVKIGFGETDATDLISNRLSSSGPTGPLDGKIRLLEFRKNSGESALLCTFAGHPTLFDGDNATYLSRDYPGALVDRLEKKSADFAVFLAGAVGSTAPKPRGKTDFQEIRNYAGDLAARIERVVPKIQPEPDSTLSILTLPLGLREPHPRVVGNWRVRPWLFYALYGDYPSDLKALRIGQTVLLGTPCDFSGELAAELNPLATQKGLNLMVTSFDGGYIGYITPDRYYNRQSYETRDMNWFGPYNGAYFEEMMAGLLNKID; translated from the coding sequence ATGAAATTTCTTCGCATTCTTCTACGAGTCCTGCTTGGGCTTGTTATCGTACTTGCTCTTTTTCTGGCCGTTAGTCTGGCGCCAGTCGACGAAACGCCTTATCGCGAAATGCCATACTATGCCCGCACAAAACAACGACTAACCGATTTGCCAACTCCACCGCCCGGAAAAGAACCCGTGCGGGCGGGCTGGGCAAAAGTAAATATTACACCACCGTATACAACGCCTACGGGCGGGTATGGCGAACGACTCGGTAAGCACTGGACAATTGTCAGCGACTCGATCTATGCCCGCGCTATCATGCTCGACAATGGCACTACAAAAGTGGCTGTGGTGGGTTTAGATTTGGTCATTACGCCACCAACCGTAACAGAAGCGCTGAAAAAACGATTGCCGGAAGTGGGATTGCGCTGGGAGAATGTCTACATGGGGGCTATCCACTCACACAATAGTATGGGGGGATGGGCACCTCGGCTGGTAGGCCAACTGATTGCGGGGGAATACGGCGAAAAAATCGTCAACCGCATCACTGATGGGGTTCTTACGGCTATTCGGAAGGCACAGGCCACAATGGCACCGGTCAAAATTGGGTTTGGCGAAACCGATGCTACCGATCTGATCTCGAATCGACTTAGTTCATCTGGTCCAACCGGGCCGCTCGATGGAAAAATCCGGCTATTGGAGTTTCGAAAAAACTCGGGCGAATCGGCGCTTCTCTGCACCTTTGCCGGGCACCCTACACTGTTCGATGGCGACAATGCCACCTATCTTAGTCGCGACTATCCGGGGGCATTGGTTGATCGGCTGGAGAAAAAATCGGCCGATTTTGCCGTATTTCTGGCGGGTGCTGTGGGCAGTACGGCACCAAAACCAAGAGGGAAAACCGATTTTCAGGAAATTCGGAACTATGCAGGTGATCTGGCTGCCCGTATTGAACGGGTTGTGCCAAAAATTCAGCCCGAACCAGATAGCACGTTGTCGATTCTGACGTTGCCGCTCGGGCTTCGCGAACCACATCCGCGCGTTGTTGGCAACTGGCGGGTTCGGCCCTGGCTCTTTTATGCACTTTACGGCGACTATCCGTCCGATCTGAAAGCACTGCGCATTGGGCAAACCGTATTGCTTGGTACGCCCTGCGATTTTTCGGGCGAGCTGGCTGCCGAACTCAATCCATTGGCTACTCAGAAAGGGCTCAATCTGATGGTTACCAGTTTCGATGGCGGCTACATTGGCTATATTACTCCCGACCGGTACTACAATCGTCAAAGCTACGAAACCCGCGACATGAACTGGTTTGGGCCATACAATGGTGCCTATTTTGAAGAAATGATGGCTGGCCTGTTGAACAAAATCGATTAG
- a CDS encoding ferritin-like domain-containing protein: MNLVKVISELEQIDPELNERYSFYSRRNLIKYGTNLAAAAIPALVASTFNQAFAQSTTPSQAAIDVANYALTLEYLEDEFYRMGLAASGLVPAADQAVISQISKHETAHVNLLKTTLGALAVAKPTFKFPADTFTNYQKFLATARAFEDTGVQAYKGQAGALINDKAILQVALQIHSVEARHASEIRRMAGLKGWVSDPTQTTFTQGGVNLKNLSALSGKSDDALREAFDEPLTKEAVLGIVQPYLG, encoded by the coding sequence ATGAATTTAGTTAAAGTAATTTCTGAACTTGAGCAGATTGACCCCGAGCTTAACGAACGGTATAGTTTCTATTCGCGCCGGAATCTGATAAAATACGGTACCAATCTGGCGGCAGCCGCTATTCCGGCATTGGTGGCCAGCACTTTCAATCAGGCATTTGCTCAGTCGACTACGCCATCGCAGGCAGCCATTGACGTGGCTAATTATGCGCTGACACTCGAATACCTTGAAGATGAATTTTACCGGATGGGCCTGGCGGCATCGGGTTTGGTTCCTGCTGCCGACCAGGCTGTTATCAGCCAGATCAGCAAGCACGAAACGGCTCACGTCAACCTGCTGAAAACCACGCTGGGAGCCTTAGCAGTAGCAAAACCAACCTTTAAGTTTCCGGCCGATACATTCACTAATTATCAGAAGTTTCTGGCTACTGCCCGTGCTTTCGAAGATACGGGGGTTCAGGCTTATAAAGGCCAGGCCGGAGCACTGATCAACGATAAAGCCATTTTGCAGGTAGCCTTACAAATTCACTCAGTCGAAGCCCGGCACGCATCAGAAATTCGCCGGATGGCGGGCCTGAAAGGATGGGTTTCCGACCCTACTCAAACAACGTTTACGCAGGGTGGCGTTAACCTTAAAAATCTTTCTGCCTTAAGTGGTAAATCGGATGATGCCCTGCGCGAAGCGTTTGATGAGCCCCTGACCAAAGAGGCAGTATTAGGCATCGTGCAACCGTATCTGGGCTAA
- a CDS encoding ferritin-like domain-containing protein translates to MRKEQNDSGLTMLPGQLEPVMVGRRLFLRYAGAAVAGGAVLVSCKDEENPTTVPTTVDLGTGDVGILNYAYALEQLEAAFYDQVIKTPYMGMTDAEKTMLTDIRDHEIIHREFFRAAIPAASRIADLTPNFTGITFSDRASVLATAKAFEDLGVAAYNGAGNLIQDANYLLLAGKIVSVEARHAAAIRDLLNPKSADFAGDDVVAPTTGLDAALKPAAVLPTAQQFVATPLSGANLPTA, encoded by the coding sequence ATGCGTAAAGAACAGAACGATTCGGGCCTGACCATGCTGCCGGGTCAATTAGAACCGGTGATGGTAGGACGTCGCTTATTTCTGCGTTATGCAGGAGCCGCTGTGGCAGGAGGGGCTGTTTTGGTCTCTTGTAAAGATGAAGAGAATCCAACGACGGTGCCCACAACTGTCGATTTAGGTACGGGCGATGTCGGGATTCTGAATTATGCCTATGCGTTGGAGCAATTGGAAGCCGCTTTTTATGATCAGGTCATTAAAACACCCTATATGGGTATGACGGATGCCGAAAAGACTATGTTGACCGACATTCGCGATCACGAAATTATTCACCGGGAATTTTTCAGGGCGGCTATTCCTGCTGCCAGCCGAATTGCCGATTTAACCCCCAATTTCACCGGAATCACCTTCAGCGATCGGGCCAGTGTACTGGCAACGGCCAAAGCCTTCGAAGATTTGGGGGTTGCGGCTTATAATGGAGCTGGAAATCTTATTCAGGACGCTAACTACCTGCTGCTGGCCGGAAAAATTGTGTCGGTCGAAGCACGCCATGCAGCGGCTATTCGCGATCTGCTCAATCCAAAATCGGCCGATTTTGCGGGCGATGATGTTGTGGCTCCTACTACGGGTCTCGATGCGGCATTGAAACCGGCGGCAGTTCTGCCCACAGCTCAGCAATTTGTGGCAACGCCCTTGAGCGGAGCTAATCTTCCAACTGCATAA
- a CDS encoding glycoside hydrolase family 97 protein — protein MRFIYLLFYLISCFSPVLAQKKIRVASPNGRIVFTFTLTKAAPVYHVTFDGKTLVDDSELTLNFQGSGLFGPNLSYKKPALRIIDETYDLTVGKVKTARNHCREAIFPLTEKTGNHRQINLTVRVFDDGIAFRYEFPKQPNWPNYVLMDENSTFRLAENPTVMTLFRINFTTSHEGLYTTMPLSQIKNDTLMDMPTLFQFPNKQYLAITEAALSDYAGMYLIKKNNVLMSQLSPLPNQLGIKVKAELPHRTPWRVMLIGDRVGTLIESNILTSLNEPSKIKDISWLKPGTTTFPWWNGTIVPDTNFAPGNNFETNKYYIDFCADNHIDYHSVVEYGGHEWYVSDGIGYAPGAHSDASKPVPGLDMQQVCDYAKSRGVGIRVWVYWSVLYPHIDSVFAQYERWGVNGMMVDFMDRDDQEMVNIQERILQKAAEHKLHVQFHGAYKPTGMHRTYPNELTREGTLNYEVNKWDTLVTPDHDINFPFTRMLAGATDMHMGGFRAVPTSKFRVHYIRPMMFGTRCHQLAMYVVLESYLQMIADYPDAYKNQPGFEFLQQVPTTWDEVRVLAAEVGQHITIARRHGSDWYIGSITNETARHLPISLDFLPEGTYTAEIYSDAPDVAQEPNHLTKETRTLSRTDVLTLKLAAGGGQAMRLRKR, from the coding sequence ATGAGATTCATTTATCTGCTTTTCTACTTAATAAGTTGCTTCTCGCCGGTTTTGGCCCAGAAAAAAATCCGTGTTGCTTCGCCAAATGGGCGAATTGTTTTCACATTCACACTCACAAAAGCTGCCCCAGTCTATCATGTTACCTTTGATGGAAAAACACTCGTTGACGATTCGGAGCTTACACTGAATTTTCAGGGGAGCGGTCTTTTCGGCCCTAACCTTAGCTACAAAAAGCCAGCCCTGCGCATCATCGACGAAACCTATGATCTGACTGTCGGGAAAGTAAAAACAGCCCGTAATCACTGCCGGGAGGCTATTTTCCCTCTAACTGAAAAAACGGGCAATCACCGGCAAATCAACCTTACCGTACGGGTATTCGATGATGGCATTGCCTTCCGCTACGAGTTTCCCAAACAACCCAACTGGCCAAATTATGTGCTCATGGACGAAAACTCTACGTTTCGGCTGGCAGAGAACCCCACGGTCATGACCCTCTTCAGGATCAATTTCACCACATCTCACGAAGGACTTTATACGACAATGCCACTCAGCCAGATCAAAAACGATACGCTGATGGATATGCCCACGCTGTTTCAGTTTCCCAACAAGCAGTACCTTGCCATTACCGAAGCAGCTCTGAGCGATTATGCAGGTATGTATCTCATCAAAAAAAACAACGTGCTGATGAGTCAGCTCTCGCCGTTACCGAACCAGTTAGGCATAAAAGTAAAAGCGGAGTTACCACACCGGACACCCTGGCGTGTTATGCTCATCGGCGACCGCGTTGGTACACTCATTGAGTCGAACATCCTGACGAGCCTGAACGAGCCATCAAAAATCAAAGACATTTCATGGTTAAAACCCGGCACAACAACCTTCCCGTGGTGGAACGGCACCATCGTTCCTGACACTAATTTCGCGCCGGGCAACAACTTCGAAACCAACAAATATTACATCGACTTTTGTGCCGACAACCACATCGACTATCATTCGGTGGTTGAATATGGTGGGCATGAATGGTACGTCAGCGATGGCATTGGGTATGCGCCAGGTGCCCATTCTGATGCGTCGAAACCCGTTCCAGGGCTGGATATGCAACAGGTTTGCGACTACGCCAAAAGCCGCGGGGTTGGCATTCGGGTTTGGGTATACTGGTCGGTCCTGTATCCACATATCGACTCGGTTTTTGCGCAGTATGAACGCTGGGGAGTCAATGGCATGATGGTCGATTTTATGGATCGCGACGATCAGGAAATGGTGAATATTCAGGAGCGCATTCTGCAAAAAGCCGCCGAGCACAAACTACACGTTCAGTTTCATGGGGCCTACAAACCCACCGGAATGCATCGCACCTATCCCAATGAACTCACCCGCGAAGGAACTCTTAACTACGAAGTGAACAAGTGGGATACGCTCGTAACGCCCGATCACGACATCAATTTTCCTTTCACACGGATGCTGGCAGGCGCAACGGATATGCATATGGGTGGGTTTCGGGCTGTTCCGACCAGTAAATTTCGGGTGCATTATATCCGGCCAATGATGTTCGGTACGCGCTGCCATCAGCTCGCCATGTATGTGGTGCTCGAAAGTTACCTGCAAATGATTGCCGACTATCCCGATGCCTACAAAAATCAGCCGGGTTTTGAGTTTTTGCAGCAAGTGCCTACCACCTGGGACGAAGTTCGTGTACTGGCCGCCGAGGTTGGCCAGCATATTACCATTGCCCGTCGCCATGGCTCCGACTGGTACATAGGCAGCATTACAAACGAAACCGCCCGCCATCTTCCAATCAGTCTGGACTTTCTGCCCGAAGGCACCTATACAGCCGAAATATATTCCGATGCGCCCGATGTAGCACAAGAACCGAACCATCTGACAAAGGAGACCCGTACGCTTAGTCGTACCGATGTACTAACCCTAAAACTGGCGGCTGGAGGTGGGCAGGCCATGCGGTTGCGAAAGCGATAA
- a CDS encoding DUF4126 family protein, with translation MILTCLTAFQMGIVAGMRSMLAPAFVSHKLTHMDTQLPTDSQLRILNSPTTATVLKVLAAGELVGDKIPDIPDRVVPISLAGRILSGAASGAVLTELDGHPAEYGALAGGLGALLGTFAFFHLRHWLTHEQDLPDPLVALAEDAIAVGTGWKLINQREIVDVYAYNS, from the coding sequence ATGATCTTAACCTGCCTAACCGCTTTCCAGATGGGTATCGTGGCCGGAATGCGTAGTATGCTGGCACCCGCATTTGTTAGTCATAAACTGACCCACATGGACACTCAACTGCCTACCGATTCCCAATTGCGTATCCTAAATTCGCCCACAACGGCCACTGTATTGAAAGTACTGGCGGCTGGTGAGTTGGTTGGCGATAAAATCCCGGATATACCGGATCGGGTCGTGCCCATATCCTTAGCTGGCCGGATACTGTCGGGGGCGGCTTCCGGAGCGGTCCTGACCGAACTCGATGGCCATCCGGCCGAATATGGTGCGCTGGCTGGAGGGCTAGGGGCCTTGCTAGGCACGTTTGCGTTTTTTCATCTCCGACATTGGCTCACGCACGAACAGGATCTGCCCGACCCATTGGTAGCGCTGGCTGAAGATGCCATTGCCGTTGGAACGGGCTGGAAACTCATAAATCAGCGCGAAATAGTGGATGTTTATGCCTATAATTCATAA
- the thrA gene encoding bifunctional aspartate kinase/homoserine dehydrogenase I gives MQVLKFGGTSVGSVESIKQVIQIIENHRQNGDQIAVVFSAMGGITNQLIEIGRMATTGNTDYLELVRRIEDRHFNVIKALIPVKEQSKVFATIRGIINELEDLLRGVSLIRELSARTLDLITSFGERLSTTVITECAKSRGIPAQFCDARTIIKTDAQFGQAEVNYTLTNQLILEHFAKTTDLQMVTGFIGSTEKNETTTLGRGGSDYTASIIGAALNADLIDIWTDVDGMMTADPRKVPNAFNIPTITYAEAMELSHFGAKVIYPPSLQPAFARNIPIRVLNTFNPTHNGTVVSRTAERRQYTITGISSIDDIALVNVQGSGMIGVAGVSAKLFGVLAAHKISVILISQASSEHSICFAIDPRGAETVKAILDAEFATEIAHSHIDNITIERDLSVIATVGEGMKKSSGIAGKLFSVLGKNGVNIVAVAQGSSEINISVVINKNNLSKALNSLHNIFFQSEARVLNLYLVGTGLIGKTLLNQIFRQNEFLRTEKLLKVCVVGMTNSKKMLLDPKGIALDDWRERLLTEGVTTSLPAFVEKIKDYNLPNSVFIDCTSDKDIVQFYESLLDANISVVTPNKVANSGPYSEYRRLQRTALNRGVKFLYETNVGAGLPIINTVQGLITAGDQFLKIEAILSGTLSFIFNTFRPGTSFADVVREAKEKGYTEPDPRDDLSGQDVARKILILAREAGFPLEPEDVTITNLLPQACLDAPTIQDFFDELERNNNYFENLLSEAEAKNEKLRFVASFENDKATIGLKAVGVDHPFYQLTGADNIVSFTTERYKDRPLVVKGPGAGAEVTASGVFADVVSIGSYLA, from the coding sequence ATGCAAGTTCTGAAATTTGGCGGCACGTCGGTTGGGTCCGTAGAGAGTATAAAACAGGTCATCCAGATCATTGAAAATCACCGCCAAAATGGCGATCAGATCGCCGTAGTGTTTTCGGCAATGGGCGGCATTACCAATCAACTGATCGAAATTGGACGGATGGCCACTACCGGCAATACCGATTATCTGGAATTGGTTCGTCGGATCGAGGATCGGCATTTTAATGTCATTAAAGCGCTGATTCCGGTAAAAGAGCAAAGTAAGGTTTTTGCAACCATCCGCGGCATCATTAATGAACTGGAAGATCTGCTGCGGGGCGTATCACTGATTCGCGAATTGTCGGCTCGTACGCTCGACCTGATCACCAGCTTTGGCGAACGGTTATCCACAACCGTTATTACCGAGTGTGCAAAAAGCCGTGGCATTCCGGCCCAGTTCTGCGATGCCCGTACAATCATAAAAACCGACGCGCAGTTCGGTCAGGCCGAAGTAAACTACACGCTCACCAACCAGTTGATTCTGGAGCATTTTGCCAAAACCACCGACCTGCAAATGGTAACGGGTTTTATCGGATCGACCGAAAAAAACGAAACCACTACACTGGGCCGGGGTGGCTCCGACTATACAGCCAGCATTATTGGCGCGGCTCTGAATGCCGATCTGATCGATATCTGGACCGATGTCGATGGCATGATGACAGCCGACCCGCGTAAGGTTCCGAATGCGTTTAACATTCCGACCATTACCTATGCCGAAGCGATGGAGCTATCGCATTTCGGTGCTAAAGTTATTTATCCGCCAAGCCTGCAACCAGCCTTTGCCCGAAATATTCCGATTCGGGTCCTGAACACCTTTAATCCAACGCATAACGGAACCGTAGTGAGCCGCACAGCCGAGCGCCGTCAGTACACCATTACGGGCATTTCGAGTATCGACGATATTGCACTTGTAAACGTGCAGGGCTCCGGCATGATCGGGGTAGCAGGGGTATCGGCAAAATTGTTCGGCGTACTGGCAGCTCATAAAATTAGTGTAATTCTGATCTCGCAGGCATCGTCGGAGCATTCGATCTGTTTTGCCATCGATCCGCGCGGAGCCGAAACCGTAAAGGCCATTCTGGATGCCGAATTTGCTACCGAAATTGCCCATAGCCATATCGACAATATCACCATCGAGCGCGATCTGTCGGTAATTGCCACCGTAGGCGAAGGCATGAAAAAAAGTTCGGGTATTGCCGGAAAGCTATTTTCTGTACTGGGCAAAAACGGGGTCAATATTGTAGCCGTGGCGCAGGGTTCGTCGGAAATCAATATTTCGGTAGTGATCAACAAAAACAACCTGTCGAAAGCCCTTAACTCGCTGCATAACATCTTCTTCCAGTCCGAAGCGCGGGTACTGAATCTCTATCTGGTGGGAACCGGCCTGATCGGCAAAACGCTGCTGAACCAGATTTTCCGGCAGAATGAGTTTTTGCGTACTGAAAAGCTGCTGAAGGTTTGTGTGGTGGGCATGACGAACTCAAAAAAGATGCTGCTCGACCCGAAAGGTATTGCACTCGACGACTGGCGCGAACGGCTTCTGACCGAAGGTGTTACGACCTCGCTGCCTGCTTTTGTTGAAAAAATAAAAGACTACAACCTGCCCAACTCGGTTTTCATCGACTGCACGTCGGACAAAGACATTGTTCAGTTCTACGAATCGTTACTGGATGCCAACATATCGGTCGTAACGCCTAACAAAGTAGCCAACTCCGGCCCCTATAGCGAGTATCGGCGGCTCCAGCGTACGGCCCTGAACCGGGGCGTCAAGTTTCTCTACGAAACAAACGTGGGGGCAGGTCTGCCAATCATCAATACGGTGCAGGGCTTAATCACGGCAGGCGACCAATTCCTGAAAATTGAAGCGATTCTATCCGGTACGCTGTCGTTTATTTTCAATACCTTCCGACCCGGAACGTCCTTTGCCGATGTGGTTCGGGAAGCGAAAGAGAAGGGTTATACCGAACCCGATCCACGCGACGACCTGAGCGGTCAGGATGTAGCGCGAAAGATTCTGATTCTGGCCCGAGAAGCCGGTTTCCCACTCGAACCGGAAGACGTTACGATCACCAATCTGTTACCACAAGCCTGCCTGGATGCACCAACGATTCAGGACTTTTTTGACGAACTCGAACGCAACAACAACTACTTCGAGAATCTGCTGTCGGAGGCCGAAGCCAAGAACGAAAAGCTACGGTTTGTGGCCAGTTTCGAGAACGACAAAGCGACTATTGGTCTGAAAGCGGTTGGAGTCGATCATCCGTTCTATCAGCTTACGGGAGCCGATAACATTGTTTCGTTCACAACCGAGCGCTATAAGGATCGCCCATTGGTAGTGAAAGGCCCCGGCGCAGGTGCCGAAGTAACGGCCTCCGGTGTTTTTGCCGATGTGGTTAGTATTGGGAGCTATTTGGCGTAA
- a CDS encoding DUF433 domain-containing protein, with protein sequence MLDLLAAGMTHQEIRADYPALEEDDIRACLAYASRLTSIKSIHRVVA encoded by the coding sequence ATTCTTGATTTACTGGCCGCTGGAATGACTCACCAGGAAATACGGGCTGATTATCCTGCCTTAGAAGAAGATGATATTCGCGCCTGTCTAGCTTATGCAAGTCGATTAACCAGTATAAAGAGCATTCATCGAGTCGTCGCATGA
- a CDS encoding AAA family ATPase, with the protein MLTETYQQPLIESIRAISHPEAVRRFFGLLKELIDIINLPNGDARLAFAPGRREKAVISADINFFQALRIQKPRRGEVEYHLTIKKSCQDRLKGIEELAFEPITEKSDYLAVIIGQSNVHLLMQPTIRTCWEDCLLELVESTKRGPHSARHNADVYRAAEDEALLSDLIRLANDPALAERISNGHSVEEPKPDYEIVLESQSQPRNLIMFGPPGTGKTFALQPYLHDSNSSLITFHPSYSYEEFVEGIRPEVIGNQISYRVRKGIFYKACLSAVHLAGYGTLADCLNDTAENRMQRLRKAPPYYLLIDEVNRANVASVFGELITLLEADKRLGAECELWLTLPYSQERFGVPMNLIIIGTMNTTDRSIALLDIALRRRFAFREVVPDPSVLAIVDGIDLPQLLRTINERIEYLLDRDHQIGHAYLIHIENHADLCDAFRDRIIPLLQEYFFNDWAKIQLVLGDNPAWGKEPDQRLIWVKKNYTASASTNLFGEIPDTVDEVVTYEINPYLRQGEYDQVPIESFSKIYQKQ; encoded by the coding sequence GTGCTAACAGAAACGTATCAGCAGCCACTTATTGAAAGCATCCGGGCCATCAGTCATCCTGAAGCGGTCCGGCGGTTCTTTGGCTTACTGAAAGAGCTGATCGACATTATTAACCTGCCCAACGGCGATGCACGACTGGCGTTTGCACCTGGTCGGCGCGAAAAAGCCGTGATTTCGGCTGACATTAATTTCTTTCAGGCCTTACGTATTCAAAAGCCACGACGCGGTGAAGTGGAATATCACCTAACCATAAAAAAATCGTGTCAGGACCGATTGAAAGGTATCGAAGAACTGGCTTTTGAACCGATTACCGAAAAATCCGACTACCTGGCCGTTATTATCGGGCAGTCGAATGTGCACCTGCTGATGCAGCCAACCATTCGCACCTGCTGGGAAGATTGCCTGCTCGAACTGGTCGAAAGTACCAAACGTGGCCCGCATTCGGCCCGACATAATGCCGATGTATACCGCGCTGCCGAAGACGAAGCACTGCTGAGCGATCTGATTCGGCTGGCCAATGACCCTGCGCTGGCCGAACGAATTTCTAATGGTCACTCGGTCGAAGAACCCAAGCCAGACTATGAAATTGTGCTCGAATCGCAGAGCCAACCCCGCAACCTCATCATGTTCGGGCCGCCGGGAACCGGCAAAACCTTTGCCTTACAACCCTACCTGCACGACAGCAATTCAAGCCTCATCACGTTTCATCCATCGTATAGCTATGAAGAATTTGTTGAAGGGATTCGGCCAGAGGTGATTGGCAATCAGATCAGTTATCGGGTTCGTAAAGGAATTTTCTACAAAGCCTGCCTGTCCGCCGTTCATCTGGCGGGTTATGGCACGCTGGCCGATTGCCTGAACGATACGGCCGAAAACCGAATGCAACGCCTTCGAAAAGCTCCACCTTACTATCTGCTTATCGATGAAGTTAACCGCGCTAATGTGGCCAGTGTATTTGGTGAGTTGATTACGCTGCTCGAAGCCGACAAACGACTCGGTGCTGAATGTGAACTCTGGCTAACGCTACCCTATTCGCAGGAGCGGTTTGGCGTTCCAATGAATCTGATCATTATCGGCACCATGAATACCACCGACCGTTCGATTGCCTTGCTGGACATTGCCCTGCGTCGGCGGTTCGCCTTCCGCGAGGTAGTGCCCGACCCATCAGTGCTGGCTATTGTCGATGGCATCGATTTGCCGCAGTTGCTTCGAACCATTAACGAACGCATCGAATACCTGCTCGACCGCGACCATCAGATTGGCCACGCTTACCTGATCCATATTGAAAACCATGCCGATCTATGCGATGCCTTCCGGGATCGCATCATTCCACTGCTTCAGGAATATTTTTTTAACGATTGGGCCAAAATTCAGTTAGTATTAGGCGACAACCCAGCCTGGGGTAAAGAACCCGACCAACGGCTCATCTGGGTAAAAAAGAACTATACCGCTTCGGCAAGTACTAATCTATTTGGCGAAATCCCCGACACAGTCGATGAGGTTGTTACCTATGAAATAAACCCATATTTACGCCAGGGGGAATATGATCAGGTACCAATCGAGTCATTTAGCAAGATTTACCAGAAACAATAA